The DNA region ATGCCGGAAAACGGGTTATTTCCGCTGCCATTAACGAATTCAGTCGCGTTTTTCGCGCGTTCCAGGCGATCAGGATCGTTGCTTTGGGGGACCTCTGCATCGTGCCTGGCTTTATTGGCGTCGTAGCTGCTTCCTACCAGTCGCTCTGTCAGCTGACTGTTTTTTTCACTCAACGCTGTACGACCAAGGCTCGCATCTCTGGACGCCGCACGCGTTGCGCTTTCGCTGAGTTGCACAGAAAGAGAAGAAAGTTTGCCTGAAGCCAGTTTTTCGTTTGAGGTGGCAGAGGGATCGCGGGTGAGGGGTGAGGTGGTGGGGGAGGCCACGGCTTTTGCAGTGTTAATGCTCGGGTTACTGTTCTTGCCTATTGAGTCGACCAAGATGAAGCTCCTTTCTAATTCCTATTCCTTGTGCGCCTGAGTGTATCGGTCATTACCACGATCCTGTAGCGCAAATACAAGACGATTCACCAAAACTACACCCCCCTACTGGCAAAAAAACGGCACCCACCTTGCCGCTTTGCCCCTCCACAGCGGAAATGCCTTGCCGCTTTTCTGGCATTGCCGCCTCTGCGCCGTCTGCGACCCTTGCAATCATTGGGTTTTACAACATGGCACGCCGATTGCTTTGTCAGTAACAACAGAATCAGGTCAACCGGCAAAGGTTTCCCGAAATGAGCATCAGCTTCGATAAAGCGCTAGGCATACATGAAAAGGCCCTCAACTTCCGGGCTCAGCGGGCAGAGGTGTTGGCCAACAACATTTCCAACGCCGACACCCCGAACTTCAAGGCGCGTGATCTGGAGTTTTCTTCGGTGCTGGCTGCCGAAACCGAGAAGACCCAGAACGGTCATTTCGCGCTGAACAAGACCAACAGTCGTCATATCGAAGCCGAGGGCATGGGCAATGACGACGGCACGCTGATGTACCGCACGCCGTCGCAGCCTTCGCTGGACCAGAACACCGTTGATTCGCAGGTCGAGACGGCCAGTTACACCGAGAACGCCATGGGCTTCCAGGCCAGCTTCACATTGCTCAACAGCAAGTTCAAAGGGCTGGTTGCAGCCCTTCGCGGAGAATAATCCATGTCACTAGCCAATGTGTTCAACATTGCCGGTAGCGCCATGAGTGCCCAGACCACGCGTCTGAACACCACGGCCAGTAACATCGCCAACGCCGAGACCGTGTCTTCGAGCATGGACCAGACCTACCGCGCACGTCATCCGGTGTTTGCCACCGTGATGCAGGATCAGCAGTCCACAGGCGGTTCGTTGTTCCAGGATCGGGGTGAAGCGGGGCAGGGTGTGCAGGTCAACGGCATCATCGAAGACAGTTCCAACCTCGAAGCGCGCTACGAGCCCAATCATCCTTCCGCTGACAAGGACGGGTATGTCTATTACCCCAACGTCAATGTCGTGGAAGAAATGGCCGACATGATTTCCGCCAGCCGGTCCTTCCAGACCAACGCTGAAATCATGAACACCGCTAAATCCATGATGCAGAAGGTTCTGACCCTCGGTCAGTGATAGAAGGCGAACGTTATGGCCGTTGATAGCACCACAGCAAACAGCGTTTCATCGACATTTTTGAACACGCTGCAAAACCCTACGCCGACAACCACGAACTCCACAGGCACGCTGGGCAAGGATTCGTTTCTGCAACTGCTCGTCACGCAGATGAAGAACCAGAACCCTCTGGACCCGCAGGACAACACCCAGTTCGTGGCGCAACTGGCGCAGTTCAGCAGCCTCGAAAGCATGCAGAACCTGACGAAGACGGTTGACACCATTGCAACCAGTTACCAGTCGTCCCAGGCCTTGCAAGCATCATCGCTGGTGGGTCGTTCAGTGATCATTGATGCGAGCAGCACCTCGGTCGATACCACCAAGGGCCTGACCGGTTCGATCGTGGTTCCGGCTGCAACCTCGGCGACAACGGTCAAGGTATACGACGCACAATCGAACCTGGTCGACAGTGTCGATCTGGGGGCCCAGACCGCCGGCACGACCAACTTCGCCTGGGACGGTACGGATTCAAGCGGCACCGCGCTGCCATCGGGTACTTACAGCTTCAAGGCGGAAGGCGCGGTTGACGGCAAGAACACCCAGTTTTCGACTTACCTGCCCGCCACAGTCAATAGCGTCACGCTGGGTGTCAATGGCGCAGAAACAATGCTTAACCTGGCCAGCGGCAGTGTTGCCCTGTCCAAAGTTCAAACCATCGGATTGTAGAGCCGCTACGGCGCAGGAGTGAAACATGTCTTTCAATATCGGCCTTAGTGGGCTCTATGCTGCAAACAAAAGTCTCGACGTTACCGGCAACAACATTGCCAACGTGGCGACCACTGGCTTCAAAAGTTCGCGCATCGAATTCGCTGACCAGTACGCACAATCGATTCGCGGTACATCGGGTGGCACGGGTGTCGGCAGTGGTGTCACCACGGCTGCGGTTTCCCAGCAGTTTTCCCAGGGCAGCCTGAGCACAGGCACGGGCAATGCACTTGACCTGGCCATCAACGGCAATGGTTTCTTCATGCTCAACAACAACGGTGAATCGTTGTATACCCGTGCCGGCGCTTTCCATACTGACAAGGACGGCTATGTCGTCAACAGTTCGGGCATGAACCTGCAAGGCTACAACGTTGATGCAAACGGCACCGTCATGGTCGGCGCTTCCGGTGATCTGCGAGTTGACAGCTCCAACCAGTTGGCGAGTCCGACCAGCATCATCACCAACACGGCCAACCTGAACTCGACATCGGCAGTTCCGACTGTCACGCCGTTCGATGCGACCAATTCCAAGACCTATAACGATACTTACAGCACCACCGTTTTTGACTCGCAAGGCAACGAGCACCGCATGGAAAGCTACTTTGCCAAGACGGGCACTAATAGCTGGACCATGTACTCGCTGATTGACGGGCGCAATATCAGTGATCCGACCAGCACGGTTCCGGATGCAAACAATCTGACTTTCGATTCTTCGGGCTCGCTGATCATCAATACCGCTACGACGCCGACTTCACCTTCGCCAAGCGCTAACC from Pseudomonas syringae includes:
- the flgB gene encoding flagellar basal body rod protein FlgB — encoded protein: MSISFDKALGIHEKALNFRAQRAEVLANNISNADTPNFKARDLEFSSVLAAETEKTQNGHFALNKTNSRHIEAEGMGNDDGTLMYRTPSQPSLDQNTVDSQVETASYTENAMGFQASFTLLNSKFKGLVAALRGE
- the flgC gene encoding flagellar basal body rod protein FlgC, which translates into the protein MSLANVFNIAGSAMSAQTTRLNTTASNIANAETVSSSMDQTYRARHPVFATVMQDQQSTGGSLFQDRGEAGQGVQVNGIIEDSSNLEARYEPNHPSADKDGYVYYPNVNVVEEMADMISASRSFQTNAEIMNTAKSMMQKVLTLGQ
- the flgD gene encoding flagellar hook assembly protein FlgD: MAVDSTTANSVSSTFLNTLQNPTPTTTNSTGTLGKDSFLQLLVTQMKNQNPLDPQDNTQFVAQLAQFSSLESMQNLTKTVDTIATSYQSSQALQASSLVGRSVIIDASSTSVDTTKGLTGSIVVPAATSATTVKVYDAQSNLVDSVDLGAQTAGTTNFAWDGTDSSGTALPSGTYSFKAEGAVDGKNTQFSTYLPATVNSVTLGVNGAETMLNLASGSVALSKVQTIGL
- the flgE gene encoding flagellar hook protein FlgE; amino-acid sequence: MSFNIGLSGLYAANKSLDVTGNNIANVATTGFKSSRIEFADQYAQSIRGTSGGTGVGSGVTTAAVSQQFSQGSLSTGTGNALDLAINGNGFFMLNNNGESLYTRAGAFHTDKDGYVVNSSGMNLQGYNVDANGTVMVGASGDLRVDSSNQLASPTSIITNTANLNSTSAVPTVTPFDATNSKTYNDTYSTTVFDSQGNEHRMESYFAKTGTNSWTMYSLIDGRNISDPTSTVPDANNLTFDSSGSLIINTATTPTSPSPSANLAVNADGTFKVVNWVPAIQTGTGTTATWGPNGAAGVASGIQLDMKASTQTASATGRSAQAQNGYAAGQIKDMSVDSSGNLFASYTNGQSKVIGQVSLTSFANVQGLAPAGGTNWRETFSSGIPGTGTPQSGTLGYVTGQALEESNVDLTLELVNLIKAQSNYQANAKTISTQSTIMQTTIQMT